The genome window AGTTCAAAGCTTATACCGGCCATTATGTTAAAACCTCTTTATAAATCTTTCTATAATTTTCTAAAAATTGCTCTTTCCTGTAAAATTTATTTACTCTTGTTAATGCACTTTTTTGATAAGCATTCCATTTCTCTTCATCTGTTAAAAGCTCTATGTATGCATTAGCTAATTTTTCCGGATTTGCAATAGGAACAACTTCCCCGGCTTTACCAATATTAATATCTTCTTCGTTTAGTCCGCCGTATATAAGCTGCCTACAAGAGCCAACATCTGTAGCAACGGCCGGAAGACCGGCAGCAAAACCCTCCAGAATAACCAGCGGCATACCTTCACTTATAGATGTTAAAGTCAGTATTCCTGTTTTTGGGAAAATATCCTTTGGATTTTGAAATCCAAGAAATTTTACATTATTTTCAAGATTGTAAACTTCAACCAATCTTTTACATTCTTCAAAATACTCAGGGTCTTCATCAGTTGGACCAACTATCCAACCTTCAGCTTGGGGCAATCTATTTACAACTATTCTCATAGCCTTGATGAATGTTTTTATATCTTTAATTGGAACAACCCTCCCAAGCAATGTAATTACCCTTGGGATTTCCTTAGGTCTATTTTTCAAAGCTTGAGAATAGCCCTCAACATCAACACCATTTGGGATTACAATACACTTGTCTGGGTCTGCACCGTAGGATATTTGAATTTTTCTTGCATCATCGAAAAGAGAAATAATAATCTTACTTGCATGATAGATAAATTTTCCAATGCTTTCAAAAAATCTAATCCACAGGTTACGAATATGGTCAACCTCACCTAAATCTCTTTGAAAGAATAATCTTTTATCTACAAGCCAATCTACATTCAAAAGGTCTATTTTCCTTTCTCTTGTATATATACCATGTTCAGTAAGAACAAACGGAATTTTTTTATGATAAGAGATCAGCGATGCGAGAAATCCGGCGTATCCTGTCGAAGGACTATGTACTATATCACAATCCGGAACCTGGGAAGCAATTTTAGCAACAACCCATATAGGTGCATGAATGTTCCTTATCGTCCAAAAGTAATCTATAAAAGGAGTTTCTTCCGCATATTCTGTGTACATATCAATTATAAAGTTCCAAGCCTCTCTACTAAACAAAAAATCTTCTTCTTTTACTTCTTTTAGATAAAACTCAAGTTTTTTGATTTTTTCTGGCAGGTCAACGTTTTTATCTATATTTTCTTTAAACCATTTATGCA of Sulfurihydrogenibium sp. contains these proteins:
- the pelF gene encoding GT4 family glycosyltransferase PelF, encoding MIELLNQNKKIDVLLIAEGTYPYIRGGVSTWIHDLITGISEKNFGVVFLGSRPEDYERIKYKLPDNLVYLSVDYLFNYERTIMPHERNANKENFRYIETLHKWFKENIDKNVDLPEKIKKLEFYLKEVKEEDFLFSREAWNFIIDMYTEYAEETPFIDYFWTIRNIHAPIWVVAKIASQVPDCDIVHSPSTGYAGFLASLISYHKKIPFVLTEHGIYTRERKIDLLNVDWLVDKRLFFQRDLGEVDHIRNLWIRFFESIGKFIYHASKIIISLFDDARKIQISYGADPDKCIVIPNGVDVEGYSQALKNRPKEIPRVITLLGRVVPIKDIKTFIKAMRIVVNRLPQAEGWIVGPTDEDPEYFEECKRLVEVYNLENNVKFLGFQNPKDIFPKTGILTLTSISEGMPLVILEGFAAGLPAVATDVGSCRQLIYGGLNEEDINIGKAGEVVPIANPEKLANAYIELLTDEEKWNAYQKSALTRVNKFYRKEQFLENYRKIYKEVLT